The genome window AAAACCTATAGCAGGAGGGAGCCACGGCCGCATCCCCATTTCCGAGGACATATCAATGGCAGGAGCAAGTAAAGACCAATAACTGGCAGCAATCATAACGCCAGCAGCAAATCCCAGCATAATATCGAGCATCTTCTGACTGGGATTTTTTCGTAAAAAAACAGCAGCAGAACCAAGAGCAGTTAATCCCCAAGTAAAGAGAGTGCCAATGAGAGCTTGTACAACAGGACTCAGTGATATAAAGAAATCAAACACCGTTCTCACTCCATTTCTCTGTAATAATACGTGCCTCTAATACAGTGAAAAAGCTGCTGTATAAAATAAAAATAGGGGCTATACGTATATTTATAATACTATATAAAAAAGAGGGTGAACAAAATGAAAAGACTTTTATTTATACTGGTTTTAGTAGCAGTCTCTTTCTCGTCCCTCTCAGGATTAGCTGGAGGAAAACCAGAAATATTATATATCTGTGGACCATGTAGTCGGGATTTCGCCCCTGTAGCAGAAAAGGTTATACAAGAGCTCTCTCTTGAAGAGAGTGTTCAAATAAAGATCACGACTTGCTTGGGAGCCTGCGCTTCTCCTCCTGCAATAGAGTGGAGAAAAGAAATATATGGGTTCATGACAAAAGAAAAGCTTGCTTCGCTGCTCAAGTCTTCCTTTTCCCTTTCATAATTTTCGCATATCATTTTTTACCATGAACATATATACTATTTGTTATTGAGATTATTTGAGTCAGGAGGAACAAATATGGATGGAGCCATTGTAGCTCTAGAAATGAATTACGATGAATGGCTTGAGTTGTGCACAGAAAAACTCGGGCTTCAGCGTTACAGAACAGATCAGCTTTGCCAATGGATATACCAAAAGAAAGTATTTAATATTTATGACATGACAAATCTTGGGAAAGACCTGCGAGAGGATCTTTCTTATAAGCTATTGGTATTGCCTCCAACTCTGGTAAGGCATGAGACATCAAAAGACGGCACACGAAAATTTCTATGGCAGTTGCAGGACGGGCAGAAGATAGAATCTGTTCTTCTCTCTCATGGGAATCACAACACAGCTTGTATTTCAAGCCAGGTAGGTTGCCCTCTGGGATGTACTTTCTGTGCTACGGGAATGAGCGGTTTTGTTCGGGACCTCACTGCAGGAGAGATCGTCGGACAATTTCTTGCTATGGAAAAGGTGGCAGGACAAAACATTACGAATATTGTATTTATGGGTATGGGAGAACCGTTGCTCAATCAAGAAGCTCTTTTTAAGAGCATAAAGATTCTGAACCATCCTAAAATGAGGGGACTTGGCGCTCGCCACATAACTGTTTCAACATCGGGAATAGTTCCTGGTATTCGCGCTATGGCAGAGCTAGACATTCCTGTTCGTCTCTCAGTCTCTCTTCACGCTACAAATGACACGTTGAGAAACAAGCTTATGCCAGTAAACCAGAAGTACTCTTTGGGTTCTCTTATAGAAGCCCTTCGTTATTATCAGGAAAAAACCGGCGATCGTATCACCATTGAATACGTTATGATCGATAAAGTAAATGACTCCAGTGAGCAGGCATACGAACTTGCGGCTTTGACAAATAACTTGTCAATATACGTAAATCTAATTCCTTATAATCCGGTCGATTCCAGATATAAACGTTCAACACCGGAGCGGATAAAAGCTTTTGGCTCTATTCTCAAAGAGCTTAACATCGAATATGAAATACGCCGAGAAAAAGGATCTGATATCAATGCAGCATGTGGCCAACTGCGAAGACGGGATGAATCAGACTCTAAGTCTAAATCTTAAAGATCTCGAAAATGGAATAAGGGCTCAAATTGTCCAAATGCCTTTAGGCGAAAGCCGACGGCGTTTGGAAGCCCTTGGCCTTCGCGAGGGGAAAATTATAGAAAAAATTTCGGGCATGCCCTTTCATGGACCAATTACTATTATTGTGGATGGTCGTCAGATAGCTATTGGATGGCGTATCTCTTCCCGAGTAATGGTTGTACCAGTTAAGGAGAATTGTCATGGCAACTGAACCTCCTTTAACAAAAACACTACTCCTTATTGGAAACCCAAACGTTGGGAAAAGCGTTATCTTTTCAAGATTAACAGGAGTTCGCGCCCTTTCTTCAAATTATCCGGGAACGACAGTAGGTTTTATGGAAGGCTGGCTTCGCTATGATTCTGAGGTATATAGAATCATAGATGTTCCTGGTGCGTACACACTCGATCCTACAAATGAAGCGGAGCACGTAGCTCGTCGCATGATTGATGAAGGCGCGGATCTGGCTATTATCGTTCTCGACGCAACAGCACTTGAACGCAATCTTTATTTGGCTTTTCAGGCAATGGAAAGAGGAATTCCCACTATTGTGGCGTTAAATATGATTGATGAAGCCCGCCATCGTGGAATTAGCATCAATGTAGAGAAGCTTGAAGAACTTCTTGGCGTTCCTGTTGTTCCTACTGTAGCGCTTTCCGGGCAGGGAATAAATCAGATTATTGCACGAATACCGGAAGCTAAAAAATGTAATCTTCCAACGCTTACAAGCGAAGAACGATGGAAACGAATTGGCTCAATTATCGAACAAACTCAAAAAGTTGTTCACCGGCATCATACTCTAAGAGACACTCTTGAAGACCTATCTGTTCACCCTATATGGGGAGGAATAATAGGAATTTTCGTTATCTCTATAAGTTTTTATGTGATTCGTCTCATTGGAGAGGGTTTGATCAATCTGCTTCTTGATCCACTGGTAGAGCGGGTATGGATTCCATTACTTATGAAACTTTCCTCTCTCGTGGCAGGATGGCCCCTTGTTCATCAGCTTCTTATTGGCACACTCTTTAATGGCGCTATAGATATGGAGCAAAGTTTCGGGTTGCTTTCTACAGGTCTTTATGTACCAGTCGTTATGGTTTTACCTTACGTTCTTTCGTTTTATCTGGCATTGAGTTTTTTGGAAGATGTTGGTTATTTGCCACGTTTTGCAGTTCTTTTCGATGCCCTTTTCCACCGACTTGGCCTTCATGGATACGCTGTAGTTCCGGCTTTGTTGGGATTAGGTTGCAATGTCCCCGGAATTCTCGCAACACGAGTTCTCGAATCGGATCGGGAACGTTTTATTGCTGCCACGCTCATTTCAGTAGCAATACCCTGCGCAGGGTTGCAGGCCATGATCGTAGGCGTTATCGGGCACCTAGGAATACAATATGTTCTCATAACATATGGGGTTCTTTTTCTCGCTTGGGTTGTTATCGGGCGAATACTGCACTTATTTATGCCAGGATACAGTCCTGAACTTATTGTAGAAATACCTCCATACAGAGTTCCATCAGCACGAGACCTTTTGTATAAACTCTGGTTTCGCTTAAAGGGATTTTTTATTGAAGCTATTCCTCTTGTGATGGTGGGAGTGTTTTTGGTAAATCTTCTCTATATGACAGGCTTTATAAACGTTATTACGCAACTGCTCAAACCCATATTTACCGGGCTACTCGGTTTACCGGCAGAAGCAGCAGGACCAATTATTATGGGGCTTTTGCGCAAAGACGTTGCTGTCGGAATGTTGGCAACACTCAATATGACGCCGCAACAACTGGTTATAGCAACTGTGACTTTAGCTATGACATTCCCTTGTATTGCTACATTCATTGTTTTATGGAAAGAGCTCGGCGGCAAAAAACTCGCTGCAAGTTTAGCTATTATGATTCTCTCGGCCTTAACTGCAGGAACACTTTTACGACTTGCCCTTAATGTTGCCATAATTTCTTAAGGGAGAAGAGACTCATTGCTACAAGTAAAAAAACGATGAAGTATGTAACGGCATAACCTTCTTTGTCAATAAGAGTGCCAGTTCCCCATTGGAAGAAGATAACTGATACGTAAATAAGGGAATTAACTATTCCCATTACAGCTCCGCGCAGATGTTGCGGAGCTTCTTCGTTAATGCGAGCTGCATAACACACCGCTCCCGATCCGAAACTTACACCCAGAACAAAACTAGCACCTCCGGCAATAAATACAGGAAGACGTAAAAACAAAAATATGTTGAGAAGAAAAAGAGCAATAACAAACAAGGCAGTAGAAGAAAAAAGCAACTTCTCACGACTCGATTTTGAAGTCCCCAAAGAGCCAGCTGCAAGAGTTCCAACCATAACACCTATTCCAATGGACGTTGCCCAAATGCGACATTCTGCAAAGGGGCGGTCGTACACATGGGCAAACCACGATACAGCCCAAAGAGCCTGTAAAGAGAGAAGAGCTCC of Aminobacterium sp. MB27-C1 contains these proteins:
- a CDS encoding FeoA family protein; protein product: MNQTLSLNLKDLENGIRAQIVQMPLGESRRRLEALGLREGKIIEKISGMPFHGPITIIVDGRQIAIGWRISSRVMVVPVKENCHGN
- the rlmN gene encoding 23S rRNA (adenine(2503)-C(2))-methyltransferase RlmN encodes the protein MDGAIVALEMNYDEWLELCTEKLGLQRYRTDQLCQWIYQKKVFNIYDMTNLGKDLREDLSYKLLVLPPTLVRHETSKDGTRKFLWQLQDGQKIESVLLSHGNHNTACISSQVGCPLGCTFCATGMSGFVRDLTAGEIVGQFLAMEKVAGQNITNIVFMGMGEPLLNQEALFKSIKILNHPKMRGLGARHITVSTSGIVPGIRAMAELDIPVRLSVSLHATNDTLRNKLMPVNQKYSLGSLIEALRYYQEKTGDRITIEYVMIDKVNDSSEQAYELAALTNNLSIYVNLIPYNPVDSRYKRSTPERIKAFGSILKELNIEYEIRREKGSDINAACGQLRRRDESDSKSKS
- a CDS encoding NAD(P)H-dependent oxidoreductase subunit E, with the protein product MKRLLFILVLVAVSFSSLSGLAGGKPEILYICGPCSRDFAPVAEKVIQELSLEESVQIKITTCLGACASPPAIEWRKEIYGFMTKEKLASLLKSSFSLS
- a CDS encoding ferrous iron transporter B, with protein sequence MATEPPLTKTLLLIGNPNVGKSVIFSRLTGVRALSSNYPGTTVGFMEGWLRYDSEVYRIIDVPGAYTLDPTNEAEHVARRMIDEGADLAIIVLDATALERNLYLAFQAMERGIPTIVALNMIDEARHRGISINVEKLEELLGVPVVPTVALSGQGINQIIARIPEAKKCNLPTLTSEERWKRIGSIIEQTQKVVHRHHTLRDTLEDLSVHPIWGGIIGIFVISISFYVIRLIGEGLINLLLDPLVERVWIPLLMKLSSLVAGWPLVHQLLIGTLFNGAIDMEQSFGLLSTGLYVPVVMVLPYVLSFYLALSFLEDVGYLPRFAVLFDALFHRLGLHGYAVVPALLGLGCNVPGILATRVLESDRERFIAATLISVAIPCAGLQAMIVGVIGHLGIQYVLITYGVLFLAWVVIGRILHLFMPGYSPELIVEIPPYRVPSARDLLYKLWFRLKGFFIEAIPLVMVGVFLVNLLYMTGFINVITQLLKPIFTGLLGLPAEAAGPIIMGLLRKDVAVGMLATLNMTPQQLVIATVTLAMTFPCIATFIVLWKELGGKKLAASLAIMILSALTAGTLLRLALNVAIIS